A DNA window from Streptococcus sp. LPB0220 contains the following coding sequences:
- a CDS encoding DUF1307 domain-containing protein: MKKQTWKSIFLSLIAIFTLFLLGACGQQSVQKSYLQAINQEKKTDVRITLEHKGDKAISNQTTTTIYYKEAGVTKDQLKEMIDKYDEEYKDVKGFTHSAEYKDDYMVEKTTLNYEKADLDQLIEKKLVTTQKDKKVDYISFKSTFDMMKQGGFKEVKNGKFEELK, from the coding sequence ATGAAAAAACAAACATGGAAATCTATTTTTCTTTCTTTAATTGCTATCTTTACTCTCTTTCTTCTTGGAGCTTGTGGACAACAATCTGTTCAAAAATCCTATCTTCAGGCAATCAACCAAGAAAAGAAAACAGATGTTCGTATTACACTAGAACATAAAGGTGATAAAGCGATCAGTAACCAAACCACCACTACTATTTATTACAAAGAGGCGGGAGTTACGAAAGATCAATTAAAGGAAATGATCGATAAATATGATGAAGAATACAAAGATGTCAAAGGATTCACACATTCTGCTGAATACAAAGATGATTATATGGTTGAAAAAACAACACTAAATTATGAAAAGGCAGACTTAGATCAGCTAATTGAAAAGAAATTAGTAACGACACAAAAAGATAAAAAAGTCGACTATATCAGCTTCAAATCAACTTTTGATATGATGAAACAGGGTGGTTTCAAAGAAGTTAAAAATGGAAAATTTGAAGAATTAAAATAA